The genomic interval GTTGAATCACAAAGAATTTTGGCAGTATTGGACGAGAGCATCAAGAATGCTGAGGTTGTAAGCTTGCTACCTTACGCTTGTGAAAATGTCAATCGTTTCAGCGTTGTTCTTGGTATCGAGACAGTTGTTACTATACAGGAGCATGAAAAGATCCAGAGTGCATTTAAAGATGCTGCAAAAAAACTTAGCGATTACAAAAATATGGACAAAGTCGAGTCTCGAAAATCTACCCCAGCAGCACGCGCAGCTGAGTCTGAGATACAACCCaccaatgatgatgaagataattatgatgaagTTCAGATGATTGAGAGCAGGAGGCAAACTCCATCCGATAGATTAGACAAAGTTGACTCAATTTCACTTATTGATGAGGAAGAAGTGCAGCTTTCAAAAATGGTGAATGTTCAAGCGCAGCAGTTGAAGTTTTCATGTAGAAATATCCTGCGGTTGCTGAGCTTGAACCCAGCAGCAGTCAATGCCCTGAGGTCTGAGATCAAAGAGCGAGGCCCAGAGTCTAGTTCTATGATTGGATACATGAAGGATCTGAGATCATTTATTCTGGAAAGACTGCTTACCACGCCcttggaagagaaagagaaaacagaTTATCTCAGGGAGATCACAATCAGGGAGCATAAGAATTCTGATGTCATCAAGAAACTTTCTGCTGAGCTACAGGAGGCAATTGAAGATAAAGACATGAAGGTATAAAGGGGAGATTCGaaacttcttttcttctttctctaaTTGACATTCCCTCTACCTACTTGTATCctattctttctctttctagCCCCCTTCCCTCTTCCATTATTTGCTATTGAGTAGATCTAGCCTACTAGTATTGAATTATGCCTGTCTGAAGGGCTtttaaaactttgttttttgggggagggtCTTTTTGGATTCTCCAATGGAGGAGGTGTAATAAAAGCAAGATCCCGGTACAGTGCATGTAGTCTAGTGGAACAGCAGACGAAACCatgactgaagcttttggtctgcTACTAGACTGCTAattattccttttctttttcactttgtttatatattatcatcacttttttctttaaaaataattgcagAAACTGTCTTAAATTGGTCAAATTATTTTGAGATTTGGATACCTTTCACACAACATTAGATATTTTTTTGACTGCTGACTTGAAACATGATCAATGCtttcaaaaaaagtaattgccTTGTCCttgtctattgttttttttttgtgtgtgtgtgtggcatGCAGAGCTAAACACTGGCAGTATATTGCCCATAcaaaacaaatcataattttcaattttattgtcaaaaaaggaaaatcactagattaaatattctttattgttctacttttttttttttttttttttttacgttctACAGATCtccaaacaaaatgatgaaattcgTCGACTAAAGGGCGACCTCCACCAGTTAGAGAAATTCTCTGAGGAGCACATCAGGAGAACTAAATCAGAAGCTGACAAACAGCAACAGGCAGACTTCAAGAACTCTGAAGTCAAACAGACCAAGTTACACTCTGATCTTCAGGGTCTACGTACCCAGCTGACCAATCAGACATCAGAGCACAGAGAGAGCGAGTTAGCTTTGAGAAAAGTGAGGACGATTTTCATCTATTTGTAGATTTTGGGATATAAAGCAGTGGGAAAAATCAgttaattcaaaatacatgtagcccatctgatattttccttttttttctatttatttcatccaagaataaaatgtattttgttgaagACATTTGGTACTCAAAAATTTctctttcttaaaaaaattctaCATGTTATATTAGTCTTTTTCAAACAGAATATGTATTATACcattaaataaattatcaacATATTTGATATAATTAAAATCTTCAATGAGGAATGTAGTTGATGTCTACACTCAAAAGCGTTAGATTTGTAAGAATAATGTTAAAACTTTTTCTGAGAATCCCATAACTATGAAATATTTGTACAAAAATAAACTCCCTCCAAGCAGctaattttaagtttttgcattctttttttctacagagAAAATATATGATTGAAACTGAAGTAGAAAACTGGATCCAGAAATATGATCAAGATATGGGCGAGAGACAGGTGAGTTAACACGTCCATGACTTTCACATATCATTTAGATAGTGGCATCTTTATTTGAAAGGATTTGTGGAGTTATGCAAACATCTTTATGTATCTTATAAGAGTAAACCTATAAAATAAGAATGATGTTCATAGGAAGTTGGTTAATTATTGTGCTTCGTATTTTTGTTTATCTCCAGGCTGAGTTTGAAGACCTTGACGCAATCTACACTGAGGAGAAAGCCCAACTCAACGAACTCGAAGAGAGATTCAAGACCCTGGAGGAAGAATACAAGCGAATTGTTGAGGAGAGGCGCATTGCACAAGAAAAGAAGGAACGAGAAGAGAGGGAATTAGCTATGATGATCAAGGCTTCAACAATCATCCAAGCATTCTGGAGGTCGTATAAATGTAGGAAAGCTCTGAAGAACAAGGGAAAGAAGggcaaaaaaggaaagaaaggaaagaagggaaAGCGATAAATTAATAGATTTCACATTATTTGTGATTCTTTTAACTTTGGTGCATCATTGTGGCTATTCAAATAAATCAGACAAAATGGAATTAATTTTTGTGTGTGATGCCACATACACAGGGGGATACATCtctcaattttgatgaattctttaTGATTCTTTATTAAACTTAAACTCGGACATTCCTAGTAAAGCATTTTGTAATCTGACTCTGTACAGATCATTTGATATTCGACACATGACCAAGTGCTCTGAAACAGTTTGGTTCTTTTCAATATCTTtagatcattttcatttttcaggtTGTATTTATACACATATTGATGTACAAAGTGGAGTTTAGCTTGCACTTTAACTCAAAATGAACATGAATGATTCATATTCATTCTCACTGACCTGCATGTTGAGGTCAAAGTTATCATTACATTTACGTTACTGTATTAAAAGGAAGAATTGGAGAGGAAGATTTTTGTTTACGTTCGGTATAGATGATTAGCACTGAAATTTGCTGTAGCATGCCTGTAGATTATAGAATCACTGATGGTAGGTATTTTGCCTTTGTATACAATTGTTGCCTTGATAACATATTCAGCAGGTCTCGGCTCTTTCTCAAACACTGTTTTCCAGATAAAtgtctttcattttcatgtttgatttgaatatatgcAAGCTAATTGTTCTGATTAGGTTTTGTATTCTGAAAATAcctgcatttttattttttatgcaagAGTTGTGTAAGAAATTCAAGTTAGCATGGTCAAAGaaaacattatataaataataaagaaacatTATGGTATATAAATAGTGAAAGGCTTCCTTTAAAAATACCACCTTGAAATATATCAGTCATTTTGGTGTTTTAGTGAACCTGTGGTTGAGTTTATACCTCACTTATGAAGTGGCCATTGCCAACTCATTCATTGTGTATAGACTTCCTTAATCCTGCAATTAAAAGTGCAAAatagataatttatttatttattttgcaatGAAGTGAAGACAAAGAAGTAATGCATGTATCAGCTCAGTttgaatttcaatgttttttgtatgTGCATTAACTTTGTCATTAAATGTTGAGTGGCAATGGAAAAAACACGAAAGTAGCAGTGATAGAGATTTAGAATGAAATTCTTTTTAGTCTGGACTTAATTCTGAGTTACATTTCCTTATGAGTAAACCATCCATTGTCTGGTGTAAGAATATTTCATCAGAATTAAAAGTTTATTGGGTTAGTAAACATGTATTGAGCAGGGTCTCCATTgagcatttattttcataatacatGTTCTCCTTGcgtcagatacatgtatgtcctttGATTTGAAACTACACTATTTATAAATACTGAATGAGCCAAAGTTAATATGTTCCCATTACTATTTCTGTTAGAATTCCAAttctatataattatgtaagatGTGTATATATAACATTGTATATTTTAGCGTATATGATTTTAAATGAGAATATATTCAAACAAATTAAAGCTCCCAttattgatgtattttttttctttcaacacCATGAAATCAATTCAGGAatgtaaaaggagaaaaaaaagtggatgaAAAGAGAATGATGGTTACCTTGGGATGATAGAAAAGAGATGAGAGGGGGAGAGGCTCTGATGGTGAGATTTCAATGAGAATATTTTCCTTACCTGTTAGCAAAGGAAGAGTAAAGCTGTTCAAAGAACATTAAGTGATTGTCATCCAAAGTCCTTAGTATCTGACTAGCACCCCCCACTTTCTtacatatacagtatattaaTTGGCACATATTTTCTGTAGAAATTATTTAGCAGGTCCAGTAAATGTAATGTTGCCTTGTCTCGCTCTCTATATACCCGGTCTATATAACCCACCGGTTTGGCCTCTATCATCTTAATGCTTTCTAATAGAACTTCTAGTAGAAGTAAGATTTTATTGACATTGCTATCAGACTGAActcatcatgtacatgtagtttagtATTGCTCAAAGGTTCAAGATTCTTTGTACACGAtttaaagtttaattttttAACCATGCAATTATGAAGTTTGCTGCCCTCTATTGGTTACCTATGGGGTTTCCTCGGCATAGTTCTGAATAGACTCGCTGACAAGATTACTGAGATCTTGAGAAAAAtactttataaatattttttccacaaagaaaagatgattttaaattgttaattggtaatatCTTCTACCTTTGATGAAGTGATTGATTACAATGTATGGTAAAAATCTAGTGAATTCTGTTTTAAAGATAGACGTTCTTCGTCTGTCTCGAGTCccttaaatttttttgataaacttgAGCTCAGCCAACGTACCAGTCAAGAAATTTATATATTCTTCCACTTACACGAGATTTTTTTTATCGACGCCAACATAACCAAGATAGGATTGTAGATTATCATCAATCAGCAATACAAGTCTCTCTTATCTTCATGGCATGGTAAATCGAAAGAGAAAGAATTAGCACCTTAAATCGTGTCGCTTCGTCATAAAACacgaacttttttttcttacattttttcttaCGGACCTGAACTTCACACATCGATGTAATTAGGTTACAAACAATTATCAATATTTCCCCCAGAGTGAATACTACGGTGTAAGGCGAGTGCCCCTCATTTTGATTGATTGGGTCTttccattcccccccccccctcatacgTCATCACGTCCCCGCGAACCATTCGTAGAAAAGCCAAGAGAGGGCATCGACCCTAGGTGTCATAACCTCAGTGACCTTGGTTTAAGGACATGCCAATATATCTCACTGCCCCTCGATTTGTTACTAGTCTCCGAAGAGAACCTGGTCCTTGAGGTAGGGTCAATTTTCCTTGATAGTCATGAAGTGCCCACTTCCCGATTCTACACCTTTTCCCCGATTGTATTAACGATTATTCTTAATAGTTGTGCTGCGGAAAAcagtgaaaatatgaatttttatattttattatattttatatggACTAGGGGGTCAATTGAAGTTTCATagatcattttcattcatttacaaataaaatgcaaacacacgagaaaaaaaatgtccaacCGCTTGGTAccatgctttaaaaaaataaaatttcgaGCACATTGATGTTATTCAGGTACACTAAAGAGAAACGAGGGAATCTCTTTGTACAAAGGGCACATAAAATGAGGCTGAACATGCGTGAGGCTGAACTTTATAGGCTATGATATTTAGTGACTTATAAACAATTTCCTGTATATGTCTGATTATTAGCACGTTTCATGTGTTAATTGAATTAACATTCCAAAGCAGTGACACCGTCAATCGCTAGAatagtgaggggggggggggggggagtaagaATATGATGTTTTGAATGGCAAAAGCAATGGATGTACTTGATATTTCTAAAAATTATGCCGACGCAatgcatttttcaaaaatatcctCCCCTTTCTTTGCTACATATTAAGACTccagtaggtccatgattaaatgaaataatattttatccAAGCTATAACTGACCTGGTTTGCCTTTTGGTAGAATAGAatgaactttcattttcatataggcctttaaaaaaatagaagttAGATTATAACACTTATCTTGGGAACGGGGAAAGTTTTCGATGGTACCCATATTTTATCAAATCTGCCGTCacataattttttaagaaaaaaattcaatgaaatcTTAAATAGACctcttttttgtatttgttcGACATGATAGTAAGTAATGTTGCTGTCTCTTGGTCATCATTTCACCAGCGACATTCAATGTATTCAGTCAACACGTCTCAACTCCCATCTGGTATCTACCCGAGCATATGGCAATGAATTTCCCTTTTACCAACTCGCCCGGTTTCTACTAAAGAGCAATTTTCCTAAATACCTTTAACGATTTTTAAACTTAATTCAAATGCATATATTGAATATTGCTCCCTCGGTACCAATAAACTTCAAATCAAAGAAGAGCATGGCAATCCGATAAATTGATGGAATATTTCCTGCACCGACTTGGTCATTAAAGGAGCAAGAAAAACTAGAGGGTTTTAGAAAACGGTTTATCAAATTAACGTTGACACAGCATGACATTTCGTCAGGTGTGAGACGGTTAATAGTAAGAGAGTTTGAAGGCCGTAGAGTTGAAGTGTGATTGACAAATCTGATTTGAGGAAACAAATCTATGTAAACTGCGAATCATAACTGAACAGAGTCATTAATGCAATTTGCCATGTCACGTTCTCTGAGTGCAGCAGAGTTCATTGCACTTCAACTGAGagatgggagagagagagagagagagagggggggggggtgggaggaggggggggggaggggcagaaCATATTTCTtctaaaatcatgaatatgGCTTATCCAAAGtcctttttatgttttattttatatatacgGTGTTTTATTATTCTGGTTCTCCGATTCTATTCTTCGTCACAGCCGATTTATTTTTCGACGGTACATTCGCTATTTTAGataaaattttattcatttaattcctttaaaaaaattaaatacacaAAATATAAGATCAATAAAGAGGAATTTAATGATCGCTAACCATGTTAACAAATATAACTTGCTGATCACCtttctttcttgatgattttaacatgttttagtaTTGAATTCTGCTCTTCTCTAGGTCATCTTTATTGCATTTCgtcaaaaattattcaaaaccgTTGACACTTTGCCAAAGAAACGTCATTGACTGCAGTTTTAgtaaatgtttcaatttttaataaaagtgcattgatataaaacatCAACCATGTTGGCCATTTATatgatttcattcatattttcatatcataatatatatgaatatgtatATCATAAAACTGTATGTGTTGTAGAAAGCAACATGAACAAAACCTGGTATTAAACTGCAGTGTTTTTTCTGGTAAACTCATTTTTCATAGATGGAGCATACTGCAAATTTCAAGATGTTATTTCTGTTAATATCTTTCTGTTTCTACGTATTTACATTTCTAAAAATGTGTGCAAAATGGccctttaaaaagaaaaggaatacaTCATCGAGAGATGGCGCTAACTATCCTCGAATGTGAAATTCAAATCTTCACAAAGAATCaaccattaaaaaagaataaaatatcacTAGTTTCACTACACTTATGTGATAATTATTAATcccatattttaactttcacAAAACCTTTATTAAGGTTTTAGATCATTTCTTAAGGTTTTAGATCATTCCACGTCTTCATAAACGATTTGCTCTCAAACAATAAGGTATTAACCCCTTTAAAGTTTATgacaaattgaaatgaaaaataagagacAAAGATATGAAAGAAAAGGTTTTCTTGTTGAGCGGAGACCCAAAGTTGCCCTCAGTTATTTGATATCTCATATCATATTTTTCTCTAGCCCTCAGGCGATGATTCCGTCACATTTCCGATGCAATTTCTCGCCTAAAACTCACGGGATTTTCTCCTCCCCTATACCCCTCCTTTATCCGGTCTTACTCAACAATTCAGGTGTATGAATTTATGTCTGATTATTAACACTATCTTTagatattattcatgttttcttgATAAATCTATTTCGCTAGCGGCATTCACTGGCATGTTTTTACAAAATCTTATATGCTCATATAGTGAATGAAATGATGGATTGATATGAAAATTTTTCTTAAAaggaaaaattatttatttttgatattcatatttacatTGGTAATTATCATAGCCTCATAAGAATAAATCAATAGAGTATATGTATCGCACTTCGTCATTCAATACTAACAATAACGTATTCCTCATGTAGTAATGGAGTATGCAGTTCACATTTCAATTTATATGCTTTTGGTTTATTCATGAATTGATTTAATGAATTTTGCTTTCCGTTGGCATAGTTACGGTACATTACTATTTTTTAACTTACATTTACAGTACAATAAAAAAACGTTAAAAAATGTATAGTGGGTATTCAACTATATTGTAAATTATAGAGTAAGACTGTCAGCATGGTTTTGTGAACATGGGACCAGTTACACACAGACTTACAACTGTTATTAGTTTGCCATGATGATAtagctaccatggtaacatgactcagcagccaatcacaatcaaggttccCATGGTAATTTTAGTAATGGTAAAGTTATACGGTATACCACAGTTGTAAGTCtgtatgaaacaggcccctggtttAGGAAATGCTAGAAGAGCACAAAGTAAAAGAGGGCTGAATTCacttgtaacaaaaaaaaactatgataTACTTCTGTTTATTATACCATCCCTATAACGTGTGATGTAATATAGCCCGACGACCACATTTCCCATATCGGCAGCTCTGCAGCCGACATCTCCGGCCTGAGCTTTCGTCGTCTTCCGCACATTCGTCAGAGCAATTGATGGCGGTTCTACCGACGAAAGGCGGCAAGAAATTTTGAACCACTTCTACATTTCTGGTcctttttatgacttttttctgGTCGTTTTTATGATTTCCTTGCAAGATGGTACTACACAGGGCAATGCGCCGATGCCCATATTGTTTTTCAAATAGAGAGGGGACgaaggggaagaaagaaagaagaacgaAGAATATCAGAAGAGATGTCTTGgtcttgtaatttattatgcTAGTCATTATTGTGAGAAAGATATGATCACTATTGAAATCTAGGGAATCTAGTGTGAATCTAGTGTGTGCTCGTTTTGTGTGTTTTGCATGTGGacgggtgtgcgtgtgtgtgttcctttatttttttaaaacttttattCATCAAACTGTATCTCTATTTTTTCCATCATTGTGcattccccttttttatttaatttgatttgatttatttattaacccAATATGTACAATTTTATAAatgtcttttttattcttttgtctttatatattttttcaagtattgTTGTGTTTGTCTTGATGACTCTAGATTGTCTTGGTCTATATCtgtactttttattcatttttaaccGTTATATTCACCTatcttttctgaatatttttcaaagtttttgcGATATAAATGTCTATTAGTTTATAAGGTTTTacttcttttattcatattcctttttactttgtattttacgtttttatgtatattttgcattttaactGATGTTTTATGTTTATATGCTGTTATATTTCAATGTTTGTAATTTTATTCACGGACCTATAAAAAACCCAGCTTTTGCTGAATAGGTCTTGCCgtgttaaaataaatgaaaatgaaatcgaGTCGTCTTACCCCTTATAAATACAGGCAAGTACTAGCCGTGTCATGTCTGTGTTCTTGTCCGACTTTCATATCGGTTTAGTACATTTTATTCACTTAAAATAACACGGTTTATCATGTTCATGCCTCATAGCCATTGAGCTGTAGATTGTCAGCTAAAGGATTCGAATCCCAGCCTATAACTcaaatttcaacatttaaaaaaaaattaccacctTCGTTGTGCCTATTTATTATACGTATGCCCATGGCATAGATCGTCAGGAATTGTCGAGTAGGATCGAACACATTTTTACGCGTCAAATACCCTGAAGATTGAGCATGTGGAGTAGAGAGAAAACAAGAAGATACATAGTTAAGCCCCTGCCCCCTTGACTATCATCAAATAATGCCGGTGGCAATATTTCAGAAATTAGAATTTCCTGACACTATAAATGAGGTAAATAATATTGATAGACCTATATGTTCAGCACGGGATCATCGTCATGATAgtattcttctttccttccccaTTCGGctaagagagaaagagaaagagagagagagggagtgaggtgggggggggggtggtcctAAACAAAACGGAAATAGGGGAGGGATGGGATACCAGATCAACGACACAAAACAGACAATTCATTCGAAAACATCACTTTGATTGATGGAGAGGAAACAAGAAGAGATAGGAACAGAAGATACTTTCATCTGCGACAAATTAGCcatcatgttcatgatcatGTTTGAAATGTTCTGGGGTTAATTTCTTTATGACGTCATACAGGTGGAACAATTAAACATCCTATTCGTCATCGCAACGGGAATGGTCATGTCTTGGGGGAGGGTAAGAGTCTTGTAAATTATATTTGCCGACGAAATGACTAAAAAGGAAAGTCTTAGAAGGCACTCTTAAAGAAAGGTAAAGAATGAAACATTACACTTTTTAAAAGTGATACCATTCATGATAATGACTAATGCAGTGTGCAATGACAAAATGAGACGTCTCAGATAAATGAGTCTCACTTCAAGTGTCTCATAtacatgataaatgatataCAGCAATAATGCCAGaattaaatatatttatcaTCTTAATTCTGTAAAATTGATAAATCAATATAGATTTAACATTTTTTCATGTCATTTGGAACTCAATTGATTTATTGTCACTTCAGATATCCATTGTTCTAATCAattattctttcatttattcatcaattgaaatacatatagttattaatttaataattttcttcttcttctctatcAATCTATTGGTGACTGTTTTGGTGACTGTTTTCAATTCCATATAGACCTCAACATTGAGTCAAACAGTCTCTAGTGTTGTAATTAGCCAGGTTCGTACAATGGCGTTATGAAACGACACCTAACCTGATAAGGAGTTGAAATTAAACATTTTAGGTTTACAATTTTCCTGTTAAATGTCATCATTGGTAGTAAATGTCGGTTTGAACTCctatatataatgaaaaaaggagagTACCAGCAAATAACATAAAGAATTAAAGATGTTGACCCGTTAACAATCCCAACTAGATATTCAAGGAATTTAATGCAAATGTTGATTT from Lytechinus pictus isolate F3 Inbred chromosome 2, Lp3.0, whole genome shotgun sequence carries:
- the LOC129254976 gene encoding dynein regulatory complex protein 10-like, with amino-acid sequence MSFADMAVMETFRLLDKVRAEGPKERPERPNIDFPQVKPHKPNKPKESKNQRTDPLRILDPGRKKLTTVESQRILAVLDESIKNAEVVSLLPYACENVNRFSVVLGIETVVTIQEHEKIQSAFKDAAKKLSDYKNMDKVESRKSTPAARAAESEIQPTNDDEDNYDEVQMIESRRQTPSDRLDKVDSISLIDEEEVQLSKMVNVQAQQLKFSCRNILRLLSLNPAAVNALRSEIKERGPESSSMIGYMKDLRSFILERLLTTPLEEKEKTDYLREITIREHKNSDVIKKLSAELQEAIEDKDMKISKQNDEIRRLKGDLHQLEKFSEEHIRRTKSEADKQQQADFKNSEVKQTKLHSDLQGLRTQLTNQTSEHRESELALRKRKYMIETEVENWIQKYDQDMGERQAEFEDLDAIYTEEKAQLNELEERFKTLEEEYKRIVEERRIAQEKKEREERELAMMIKASTIIQAFWRSYKCRKALKNKGKKGKKGKKGKKGKR